One genomic window of Choristoneura fumiferana chromosome 14, NRCan_CFum_1, whole genome shotgun sequence includes the following:
- the LOC141435131 gene encoding transmembrane protein adipocyte-associated 1-like isoform X2 encodes MNVMNGSDLPPVSEDTFCKHILYYKINNSRVRIWDLIILIPNALFVLFLLVRFNKAQLKLRATSSPIFLTFYSLVWGNVIISLVRCAVAMTVTASMPLGGQVDKVLWVTVKFFLLATEMSVVIFGLAFGHMDSRSSIRYVLLATSFISLAFTITQGTLELIKDDNDTLIDHADLFEHGGVLFWFISSIVFALIYFLILVLPWTPLREYLALPTKLSFYLYILLLALLDMTQAVGAGLLLWGPFPSGLCVVDVTTWLYFSLYTPLVYHTFLSEFFSVSQPSIMFSYKAQMDEPMDDDQVSLPHQQSFSSLKTDSDYIYQSNSVYDSTLFEAGGTTPMNPVYSASLQSPDSIASGQSIEIGAPTSGFQTQNIPST; translated from the exons ATGAACGTGATGAACGGATCCGATTTGCCTCCCGTCAGCGAGGATACGTTTTGtaaacatatattatattacaagATAAATAACTCAAG GGTCCGTATTTGGGATTTGATTATACTGATACCAAATGCTCTGTTTGTGCTGTTCTTACTTGTGAGGTTTAATAAGGCGCAGCTAAAGTTAAGAGCGACTAGTAGTCCCATATTCTTGACATTCTATTCCTTGGTGTGGGGTAATGTGATCATTAGTCTTGTAAGATGTGCTGTGGCAATGACTGTGACGGCGTCCATGCCGCTGGGCGGGCAAGTGGACAAAGTGTTGTGGGTCACTGTAAAGTTCTTCTTGCTGGCCACCGAAATGAGTGTAGTGATTTTTGGATTAGCATTTG GTCACATGGATAGTAGAAGCAGTATAAGATATGTGCTGCTAGCTACATCCTTCATATCTCTCGCGTTCACTATAACTCAAGGCACATTGGAGCTAATAAAAGATGACAATGATACCCTCATCGACCATGCAGACTTGTTTGAACATGGAGGAGTATTGTTCTGGTTCATATCATCAATTGTTTTTGCGCTAATATATTTTCTGATATTGGTACTACCCTGGACTCCATTGAGAGAATATTTGGCATTACCAA cGAAACTCTCTTTCTACCTGTACATTCTCTTACTTGCTCTACTGGACATGACGCAAGCAGTGGGTGCGGGGCTGCTGCTCTGGGGCCCCTTCCCTTCTGGGCTCTGCGTCGTCGACGTCACTACGTGGCTTTACTTCTCTTTGTACACGCCGCTGGTGTACCACACGTTCCTAAGCGAGTTTTTCAG TGTATCACAGCCAAGCATCATGTTCTCATACAAGGCGCAAATGGACGAACCAATGGACGACGACCAAGTCTCTCTACCGCACCAGCAGAGCTTTAGCTCTCTGAAAACTGACTCTGATTACATTTATCAG AGTAACAGCGTGTACGACAGTACACTATTCGAAGCTGGAGGCACCACTCCGATGAATCCAGTTTACAGCGCGTCTCTCCAAAGCCCAGATTCCATAGCCTCAGGACAGTCCATAGAAATAGGCGCTCCCACCTCCGGGTTCCAAACACAGAACATACCTTCGACATAA
- the LOC141435131 gene encoding transmembrane protein adipocyte-associated 1-like isoform X1, giving the protein MNVMNGSDLPPVSEDTFCKHILYYKINNSRVRIWDLIILIPNALFVLFLLVRFNKAQLKLRATSSPIFLTFYSLVWGNVIISLVRCAVAMTVTASMPLGGQVDKVLWVTVKFFLLATEMSVVIFGLAFGHMDSRSSIRYVLLATSFISLAFTITQGTLELIKDDNDTLIDHADLFEHGGVLFWFISSIVFALIYFLILVLPWTPLREYLALPTKLSFYLYILLLALLDMTQAVGAGLLLWGPFPSGLCVVDVTTWLYFSLYTPLVYHTFLSEFFSVSQPSIMFSYKAQMDEPMDDDQVSLPHQQSFSSLKTDSDYIYQQSNSVYDSTLFEAGGTTPMNPVYSASLQSPDSIASGQSIEIGAPTSGFQTQNIPST; this is encoded by the exons ATGAACGTGATGAACGGATCCGATTTGCCTCCCGTCAGCGAGGATACGTTTTGtaaacatatattatattacaagATAAATAACTCAAG GGTCCGTATTTGGGATTTGATTATACTGATACCAAATGCTCTGTTTGTGCTGTTCTTACTTGTGAGGTTTAATAAGGCGCAGCTAAAGTTAAGAGCGACTAGTAGTCCCATATTCTTGACATTCTATTCCTTGGTGTGGGGTAATGTGATCATTAGTCTTGTAAGATGTGCTGTGGCAATGACTGTGACGGCGTCCATGCCGCTGGGCGGGCAAGTGGACAAAGTGTTGTGGGTCACTGTAAAGTTCTTCTTGCTGGCCACCGAAATGAGTGTAGTGATTTTTGGATTAGCATTTG GTCACATGGATAGTAGAAGCAGTATAAGATATGTGCTGCTAGCTACATCCTTCATATCTCTCGCGTTCACTATAACTCAAGGCACATTGGAGCTAATAAAAGATGACAATGATACCCTCATCGACCATGCAGACTTGTTTGAACATGGAGGAGTATTGTTCTGGTTCATATCATCAATTGTTTTTGCGCTAATATATTTTCTGATATTGGTACTACCCTGGACTCCATTGAGAGAATATTTGGCATTACCAA cGAAACTCTCTTTCTACCTGTACATTCTCTTACTTGCTCTACTGGACATGACGCAAGCAGTGGGTGCGGGGCTGCTGCTCTGGGGCCCCTTCCCTTCTGGGCTCTGCGTCGTCGACGTCACTACGTGGCTTTACTTCTCTTTGTACACGCCGCTGGTGTACCACACGTTCCTAAGCGAGTTTTTCAG TGTATCACAGCCAAGCATCATGTTCTCATACAAGGCGCAAATGGACGAACCAATGGACGACGACCAAGTCTCTCTACCGCACCAGCAGAGCTTTAGCTCTCTGAAAACTGACTCTGATTACATTTATCAG CAGAGTAACAGCGTGTACGACAGTACACTATTCGAAGCTGGAGGCACCACTCCGATGAATCCAGTTTACAGCGCGTCTCTCCAAAGCCCAGATTCCATAGCCTCAGGACAGTCCATAGAAATAGGCGCTCCCACCTCCGGGTTCCAAACACAGAACATACCTTCGACATAA
- the LOC141435136 gene encoding tetratricopeptide repeat protein 19 homolog, mitochondrial-like produces MSSRCRLLWSRISRIKFERRTLTRFSIPKVLPKQTAVPCTLGFSLFTWLGFQTKLSAEDELIQTIKHCILFIQRLEYEKAEQLLHIALRQAQQIHHQLGITYIYDVMANLALEKEQLDKAKQLFVAVAQRVMADGATEDDPRVVHISIKLARISHLKKEYSTAQLGYDWCMQKLTDAQKKDPNEETKKLLAITEDWYGRLFLDCDKIEQGLKLLMSALDRMQTVDDVGKEHIMVQLNDIGTVCDQLGRTDESIEYFKQAIDIGKSLPEAEDLGIMYVNLGRAYLKKQLIEEARKTCGYGWKLAVQENNKEIKAEAEQCLKEVQSKS; encoded by the coding sequence ATGTCATCCAGGTGCAGACTTTTGTGGAGCAGGATATCGAGAATTAAATTTGAACGCAGAACTCTTACTAGGTTCAGTATACCTAAAGTATTGCCTAAACAAACTGCTGTGCCATGTACGCTTGGATTCTCGCTGTTTACATGGCTAGGATTCCAAACTAAATTGAGTGCTGAAGATGAGCTGATTCAGACCATAAAGCACTGCATACTTTTTATTCAAAGATTGGAATATGAAAAGGCAGAGCAACTACTTCATATTGCGTTGAGGCAAGCTCAACAAATCCATCATCAACTTGGCATAACGTACATCTACGATGTTATGGCGAACTTGGCACTCGAAAAAGAACAATTAGACAAAGCAAAACAGCTATTTGTTGCAGTCGCACAAAGAGTAATGGCTGATGGAGCAACAGAAGATGATCCAAGGGTTGTTCATATTAGTATCAAACTGGCCAGGATTAGTCATTTGAAAAAAGAATACTCAACAGCGCAGCTGGGCTATGATTGGTGCATGCAGAAGTTAACTGATGCCCAAAAAAAAGATCCTAATGAAGAAACAAAGAAATTGCTTGCTATTACAGAGGATTGGTATGGAAGGCTGTTTTTGGATTGTGATAAAATAGAACAAGGGTTAAAATTGCTGATGAGCGCACTAGATCGCATGCAAACAGTTGATGATGTAGGCAAAGAACATATCATGGTCCAGTTGAATGATATTGGAACTGTTTGTGATCAACTCGGCAGGACCGATGAGAGTATAGAATATTTCAAACAAGCCATAGATATTGGCAAGAGTTTGCCAGAAGCTGAAGACTTGGGGATCATGTATGTTAACCTAGGTAGAGCATATTTGAAGAAGCAATTGATAGAGGAGGCTAGGAAAACTTGTGGATATGGATGGAAGTTGGCTGTCCAGGAAAATAACAAGGAGATTAAGGCGGAAGCTGAACAATGCCTGAAGGAGGTCCAAAGTAAAAGTTGA
- the LOC141435137 gene encoding peptidyl-prolyl cis-trans isomerase B-like, with amino-acid sequence MGTFATTLGLLLFIVAVRSDEAPKGPKVTHKVSFDLSMGDENIGTVVIGLFGKTVPKTTENFYQLAQKPAGEGYKGSKFHRVIDNFMIQGGDFTKGDGTGGRSIYGDRFEDENFKLRHYGAGWLSMANAGKDTNGSQFFITTTKTPWLDGRHVVFGKILEGMDVIRRVEKTTTGANDRPVKDVVITDSRAELVAEPFSVTKESAK; translated from the exons ATGGGTACTTTCGCGACGACCCTCGGTCTGCTCTTGTTTATCGTAGCGGTCCGGTCTGATGAAGCCCCTAAGGGACCTAAAGTTACTCACAAG GTTAGCTTTGACTTATCAATGGGAGATGAGAATATTGGAACGGTTGTCATTGGTCTTTTCGGAAAGACTGTCCCAAAGACTACGGAGAACTTCTACCAATTAGCACAGAAGCCTGCAGGCGAAGGCTACAAAGGAAGCAAGTTTCACAGGGTGATTGACAACTTCATGATCCAAGGTGGTGATTTCACCAAGGGAGATGGAACTGgcg GACGCAGCATTTACGGCGACCGTTTCGAGGACGAGAACTTCAAGCTGCGCCATTACGGCGCCGGGTGGCTCTCGATGGCCAACGCTGGCAAGGACACCAATGGCTCCCAGTTCTTCATCACCACCACCAAGACACCCTGGTTAGACGGACGTCACGTCGTGTTCGGCAAGATCTTGGAAGGCATG GATGTTATTCGTAGAGTTGAGAAGACCACCACCGGTGCCAACGATCGGCCAGTCAAGGACGTGGTCATCACCGACTCCCGCGCCGAACTCGTCGCCGAGCCCTTCAGTGTCACAAAAGAGAGCGCAAAATAA